The Anguilla rostrata isolate EN2019 chromosome 18, ASM1855537v3, whole genome shotgun sequence genome has a window encoding:
- the mrpl14 gene encoding large ribosomal subunit protein uL14m: MAQVRRFGTVLTQMLRLPQHCTFSVSASAAAIQKMTRVRVVDNSTLGTALHHRPPRVIHVYTKNGIGKVGDRVLLAIKGQKKKALIVGHKMPGDRMTPRFDSNNVVLIEDNGNPTGTRIKVPIPTHLRKMEGEYSKLLAIAHRFV, translated from the exons ATGGCACAAGTAAGACGCTTTGGGACTGTCCTGACTCAGATGTTAAGATTACCTCAACACTGTACTTTCAG CGTATCTGCTTCTGCCGCGGCCATTCAAAAGATGACGAGGGTGCGAGTTGTGGACAACAGCACCCTAGGAACCGCCCTCCATCACCGCCCCCCCAGGGTCATTCACGTCTACACCAAAAACGGGATTGGCAAAGTGGGTGACAGAGTGCTTTTGGCGATCAAAGGACAGAAGAAAAAAGCCCTCATTGTGGGACACAAGATGCCAGGGGATCGAATGACCCCGCGCTTTGACTCCAACAATGTTGTTCTTATTGAGGACAATGGAAACCCAACTGGTACGAGGATCAAGGTGCCCATACCGACCCATTTGCGCAAAATGGAGGGAGAGTATTCTAAACTATTGGCTATTGCACACAGGTTTGTGTAG